A genomic window from Salvia hispanica cultivar TCC Black 2014 chromosome 5, UniMelb_Shisp_WGS_1.0, whole genome shotgun sequence includes:
- the LOC125190070 gene encoding protochlorophyllide-dependent translocon component 52, chloroplastic-like translates to MGGSATAPLHRQPRIIPTITLSKPVSNTPSSRRITPQTLGKNFKILTAVSPAETESAAPEEASEAERFEWYEQWYPVWAVCDLDKRRPHAKKVMGIDLVVWWDRNENAWKVFDDSCPHRLAPLSEGRIDQWGRLQCVYHGWCFGGAGDCKFIPQAPRDGPPVHTSKKACVAVYPSCVQNGIVWFWPNPDPQYKEIHSMKKPHYIPELDDPSFAYAMTSREIGYGYEILIENLMDPAHVAYAHYGVMETGQVPKSLKADREGGRPLEMSVQKVDVNGFTSKQIFGENYFVAPCLLYGYFAPKKGQITNKASSEVVLPPVPPEKKAMLVFYCVPVSPGHSRLIYAIPRNFGVRMQRIVPRWIHHILQNLILDSDLYLLHMEERKLRDVGALNWHKSCYVPTKSDALVVAFRRWLNKYGGAQVDWSGKYTGELPPTPPREQLFDRYWSHTVGCSSCSAAYKRLNALVIALQVVSIASTAAVAAAKHGAISTAARYCVASMAVLSFLASKWLSHFIHKTFVCHDYDHAFR, encoded by the exons ATGG GTGGCTCCGCCACTGCACCACTCCACCGCCAACCACGAATTATTCCCACAATCACTCTCTCGAAACCCGTTTCGAACACCCCATCATCTCGCCGAATCACGCCacaaactcttggaaaaaattttaaaattctcaCCGCGGTTTCTCCGGCGGAAACAGAGTCTGCAGCGCCGGAAGAAGCGTCCGAGGCGGAGAGATTCGAGTGGTACGAGCAGTGGTACCCGGTGTGGGCGGTGTGCGATCTGGACAAGAGGAGGCCGCACGCGAAGAAGGTGATGGGGATTGATTTGGTGGTGTGGTGGGATCGGAACGAGAATGCGTGGAAGGTGTTCGATGATAGTTGCCCTCATCGGTTGGCGCCGCTTTCGGAGGGGAGGATCGATCAGTGGGGGAGGCTGCAGTGTGTTTACCACGGCTGGTGCTTTGGCGGCGCCGGCGACTGCAAATTCATCCCTCAAGCGCCGCGCGACGGCCCTCCG GTCCACACGTCCAAGAAAGCGTGTGTGGCCGTGTATCCCAGTTGTGTTCAAAACGGCATTGTTTGGTTCTGGCCGAATCCGGATCCACAGTATAAGGAGATACATTCAATGAAGAAGCCGCATTACATCCCAGAACTCGACGATCCATCCTTTGCCTATGCAATGACATCAAGGGAAATAGGCTACGG GTATGAAATCCTAATTGAAAATCTTATGGACCCTGCTCATGTTGCATATGCACATTATGGAGTGATGGAGACAGGACAAGTGCCCAAGAG TTTGAAGGCCGATAGAGAAGGAGGGAGACCACTAGAAATGAGTGTGCAAAAAGTGGATGTAAATGGCTTCACTTCGAAGCAAATATTCGGGGAGAACTACTTCGTTGCGCCTTGCCTATTATACGGCTACTTCGCGCCAAAAAAAGGCCAGATCACTAACAAGGCATCATCCGAG GTGGTGTTACCCCCCGTTCCCCCGGAGAAAAAAGCTATGCTTGTTTTCTACTGTGTCCCGGTCAGTCCGGGCCATAGCAGACTGATCTACGCGATTCCTAGGAACTTTGGCGTCCGGATGCAACGAATTGTCCCGCGTTGGATACATCACATTCTGCAGAACTTGATTCTTGATTCAGATCTCTATCTTCTTCACATGGAG GAAAGAAAGCTGAGAGATGTTGGGGCTCTCAACTGGCATAAATCTTGCTATGTTCCTACAAAGTCCGACGCCCTCGTCGTGGCGTTCAGAAGGTGGCTGAACAAGTACGGCGGCGCACAAGTTGATTGGAGCGGTAAATACACCGGAGAGCTTCCACCCACTCCTCCAAGAGAGCAGCTCTTTGACAG GTACTGGTCTCACACTGTGGGTTGCAGCAGCTGCAGCGCTGCGTATAAGCGTCTCAACGCGCTAGTGATAGCCCTTCAAGTTGTCTCGATTGCTTCGACTGCAGCCGTAGCCGCAGCCAAACATGGTGCAATCTCCACTGCTGCAAGGTATTGTGTGGCTTCAATGGCTGTGCTGAGCTTTTTGGCTTCAAAATGGCTGTCCCATTTCATCCACAAAACTTTCGTATGCCATGACTACGATCATGCATTCcgttaa